One region of Vigna angularis cultivar LongXiaoDou No.4 chromosome 10, ASM1680809v1, whole genome shotgun sequence genomic DNA includes:
- the LOC128194372 gene encoding uncharacterized protein LOC128194372, protein MTLGFGVRSNSAQSNMKIAFVRSVRPDSIVFGNKTKGESEGQQSQPARNGGSSGSRGGFSTKKTPYARPSFSSGSKGSSYQPSVQSGSAGPSGTVKCFKCGGPHYPSNCPMGRRAVKCFKCGKEGHFADECTSAVGLGSQAQKTNLPSPREGGRPPTMGRVYALVGSEAVSSGNLIICICLLLGVPCVVLFNSGTAHSFRAKACVEKLGMSVEELGVDLVVSTPTSGLIRMYSVCAIVVEGRRFKVNLVCLSLPRLEVILEIDWLSTDRILVDCGNKEMLFPDEDE, encoded by the exons ATGACGCTCGGTTTTGGCGTTAGGTCAAATAGTGCTCAATCTAATATG aaaatagcgttcgttcgtAGCGTCCGTCCAGATAGCATAGTGTTCGGCAATAAGACGAAGGGGGAATCTGAAGGACAGCAGAGTCAGCCTGCTAGGAATGGGGGATCATCTGGATCTCGTGGTGGGTTTAGCACCAAGAAGACCCCGTATGCTAGACCATCCTTTTCTTCTGGGTCTAAGGGTTCATCCTATCAACCATCTGTGCAGTCAGGATCAGCCGGGCCATCCGGCACcgttaaatgttttaaatgtggaGGACCTCATTATCCGAGCAACTGCCCTATGGGAAGAAGAGCAGTGAAGTGTTTCAAGTGCGGGAAAGAGGGGCACTTTGCCGATGAGTGTACTTCTGCAGTAGGATTAGGTTCTCAAGCACAGAAGACTAATTTGCCTTCACCAAGGGAAGGTGGCAGACCTCCGACAATGGGCAGAGTGTACGCCCTGGTAGGGTCAGAGGCAGTCAGCTCAGGTAACCTCATCATCTGCATTTGTTTACTTCTTGGTGTGCCTTGTGTTGTGCTTTTTAATTCGGGGACAGCACACTCCTTCAGAGCTAAGGCATGTGTTGAAAAGTTGGGTATGTCTGTAGAAGAGTTAGGCgttgatctggtggtgtctacACCAACATCAGGGTTAATCAGGATGTATTCTGTGTGTGCGATTGTTGTAGAGGGACGTCGATTCAAGGTAAACCTTGTCTGTTTATCTTTGCCAAGATTAGAAGTAATCTTGGAAATAGATTGGTTATCTACCGATCGCATCCTGGTTGACTGCGGTAATAAGGAGATGTTGTTTCCTGATGAAGACGAATAA
- the LOC108322736 gene encoding receptor-like cytoplasmic kinase 176, producing MEEVVMEYFLQFWNIFFSSLFMGCCFSAQIKAESPPRNGLSSKDGNTEEDGLSGKISTPSVPPTPRTEGEILKSSNMKSFTFVQLKTATRNFRPDSVVGEGGFGRVFKGWIDEQSLAPVRPGTGLVIAVKMLNQEGLQGHSEWLTEINYLGQLHHPNLVKLIGYCLEDHQRLLVYEFLTKGSLDNHLFRRGSYFQPLSWNIRMKVALDAAKGLAYLHSDEAKVIYRDFKASNILLDSNYNAKLSDFGLAKDGPAGDESHVSTRVMGTYGYAAPEYIATGHLTKKSDVYSFGVVLLEIMSGKRALDSNRPSGEHNLIEWAKPYLSNKRRIFQVMDARIEGQYSTREAMKVANLAIQCLSVEPRFRPKMDEVVRALEELQDSSEKTVAGVGSHRHHQTGRSDHSSRSSGYRQHRGKQHETTKK from the exons ATGGAAGAAGTTGTTATGGAATATTTTCTTCAGTTCTGGAATATTTTCTTCAGTTCTCTCTTCATGGGGTGCTGCTTCAGTGCCCAAATCAAAGCTGAGAGCCCTCCACGCAACG GTTTGAGCTCAAAGGATGGTAACACAGAAGAGGATGGCTTAAGCGGCAAGATCTCCACTCCCTCCGTGCCTCCAACACCAAGGACAGAGGGTGAGATCTTGAAGTCCTCAAATATGAAAAGCTTCACCTTTGTTCAGCTAAAAACTGCTACAAGGAACTTTCGTCCAGATAGTGTGGTGGGTGAAGGGGGGTTTGGTCGTGTTTTTAAGGGGTGGATTGATGAGCAATCACTTGCACCAGTTAGACCAGGGACTGGATTGGTCATTGCTGTGAAGATGCTTAACCAAGAAGGTCTGCAGGGACACAGTGAATGGTTG ACAGAAATCAACTACCTGGGGCAGCTGCATCATCCTAATCTTGTGAAACTGATTGGTTACTGCTTAGAGGATCACCAAAGGCTTTTGGTGTATGAGTTTTTGACAAAGGGAAGTTTGGATAATCATTTATTTAGGA GAGGTTCTTACTTTCAACCACTTTCTTGGAACATCCGAATGAAGGTTGCTCTTGATGCTGCTAAGGGTCTTGCATATCTTCATAGCGATGAAGCAAAAGTGATATATCGAGACTTCAAAGCTTCTAATATCTTACTTGATTCG AATTACAATGCAAAACTTTCTGATTTTGGCTTGGCAAAGGATGGACCAGCAGGTGATGAAAGCCATGTCTCTACAAGGGTAATGGGCACTTATGGCTATGCTGCTCCTGAATATATTGCCACAG GTCACTTGACAAAGAAGAGTGATGTCTACAGTTTTGGGGTTGTTCTGCTTGAAATCATGTCTGGCAAACGTGCCCTTGACAGCAACAGGCCAAGTGGGGAGCACAATTTAATTGAATGGGCCAAACCATACCTCAGCAACAAACGCAGGATCTTCCAAGTCATGGATGCTCGCATCGAAGGCCAATACTCGACGCGCGAAGCCATGAAAGTAGCCAACCTTGCCATTCAATGCCTCTCTGTGGAGCCAAGATTTAGACcaaaaatggatgaagtggtgAGAGCATTGGAGGAACTTCAGGATTCTAGTGAAAAAACTGTTGCAGGGGTGGGAAGCCATCGTCATCATCAAACTGGGAGGAGTGATCATAGCTCAAGAAGCAGTGGCTACAGACAACATAGAGGTAAACAACATGAAACAACAAAGAAGTGA